In one Bradyrhizobium cosmicum genomic region, the following are encoded:
- a CDS encoding fumarylacetoacetate hydrolase family protein: protein MKLVRYGEKGAEKPGLIDKSGQLRDLSAHLKDLTGEAYSPESLKKLAALDPASLPAVSGKPRFGAPVTGISKFVAIGLNYSDHAKETGAAIPTEPIIFLKANTSLSGPNDAVEKPRGSTKLDWEVEIAAIIGTRAKYVSEADALNYVAGYCVCNDVSERNFQTERLGQWTKGKSHDTFGPVGPWLATKDEIKDVQNLSMWLDVNGQRRQTGSTQTMIFSMAKCISYVSQFMTLLPGDIITTGTPPGVGLGMKPPTFLNVGDVITLGIEGLGEQRQEIVAA from the coding sequence GCCCGGCCTGATCGACAAATCCGGCCAGTTGCGCGACCTGTCGGCGCATCTGAAGGATCTCACCGGTGAGGCCTATTCGCCGGAGTCGCTGAAGAAGCTGGCGGCCCTTGATCCCGCCTCGCTGCCCGCCGTCTCCGGCAAGCCGCGGTTCGGCGCGCCCGTGACCGGCATCTCGAAATTCGTCGCCATTGGCCTCAACTACAGCGACCATGCCAAGGAAACCGGCGCGGCGATCCCGACCGAGCCGATCATCTTCCTGAAGGCCAACACGTCGCTGTCCGGCCCGAACGACGCGGTCGAGAAGCCGCGCGGATCGACCAAGCTCGACTGGGAAGTCGAGATCGCCGCCATCATCGGCACCCGCGCCAAATACGTCTCGGAAGCCGATGCGCTGAACTACGTCGCCGGCTACTGCGTCTGCAACGACGTCTCCGAGCGCAACTTCCAGACCGAGCGCCTGGGCCAGTGGACCAAGGGCAAGTCGCACGACACGTTCGGTCCGGTCGGGCCGTGGCTCGCCACCAAGGACGAGATCAAGGACGTGCAGAACCTGTCGATGTGGCTCGACGTCAACGGCCAGCGCCGCCAGACCGGCTCGACCCAGACCATGATCTTCTCCATGGCCAAGTGCATCTCCTATGTCTCGCAGTTCATGACGCTGCTGCCCGGCGACATCATCACCACCGGCACCCCGCCCGGCGTCGGCCTCGGCATGAAGCCGCCGACCTTCCTCAATGTCGGCGACGTCATCACGCTCGGCATCGAGGGCCTCGGCGAGCAGCGCCAGGAAATCGTCGCGGCGTAA
- a CDS encoding alpha/beta hydrolase translates to MTALPDIPLLAGIRSRYVDGINGLRMHVLEAGFETRGRRCILLLHGFPELAFSWRKVMPALAAAGYHVIAPDQRGYGRTTGWSADYDGDLAPFRLFNLVRDALGLVSAFGYKQVDLAGHDFGSPVAAWCALIRPDVFRSVTMMSAPFGGPPPLPFNTVDAPAQAPADDPVHRELAALPRPRIHYQWYYSTRTANADMQHAPQGVHDFLRAYYHHKSADWIDNKPTPLKSWSADELAKLPTYYVMDAGETMAETVAKEMPSPAAIATNRWLPDSELAYYSAEYGRTGFQGGLQWYRCGTSGAFNSELQLFSGRSIDVPSCFISGGQDWGIYQRPGVLEAMQTSACTKMLGCHLVDGAGHWVQQEQPAEVSRLLLDFLSKAGKA, encoded by the coding sequence ATGACCGCACTCCCCGACATCCCTCTCCTCGCCGGCATCCGCTCGCGTTATGTCGACGGCATCAACGGCTTGCGCATGCATGTGCTCGAAGCCGGCTTCGAAACCAGAGGGCGGCGGTGCATCCTGCTGCTGCACGGCTTTCCGGAGCTTGCCTTCTCCTGGCGCAAGGTGATGCCGGCGCTTGCGGCCGCCGGCTATCACGTGATCGCGCCGGACCAGCGCGGCTATGGCCGCACCACCGGATGGAGTGCGGATTACGACGGCGACCTCGCGCCGTTCCGTCTGTTCAATCTGGTGCGCGATGCGCTCGGGCTTGTATCGGCGTTTGGTTACAAGCAGGTCGACCTCGCCGGACATGATTTCGGCAGCCCGGTCGCGGCCTGGTGCGCGCTGATCCGGCCCGACGTGTTCCGTTCGGTGACGATGATGAGCGCGCCGTTCGGCGGGCCGCCACCGCTGCCGTTCAACACCGTCGATGCACCGGCGCAGGCTCCCGCCGACGATCCCGTGCATCGCGAGCTCGCCGCGCTGCCGCGTCCGCGCATCCACTATCAATGGTACTATTCGACACGTACGGCGAATGCCGACATGCAGCACGCGCCACAGGGCGTGCATGATTTCCTGCGCGCCTATTATCATCACAAGAGCGCGGACTGGATCGACAACAAGCCCACGCCGCTGAAGTCGTGGTCGGCGGACGAACTGGCGAAGCTGCCGACCTATTACGTGATGGACGCCGGCGAGACCATGGCCGAGACGGTCGCGAAGGAGATGCCGTCGCCGGCGGCGATTGCCACCAATCGATGGCTGCCGGACAGCGAGCTGGCGTATTACAGCGCCGAATATGGCCGCACCGGATTCCAGGGCGGCCTGCAATGGTATCGCTGCGGCACGTCGGGTGCGTTCAACAGCGAGCTGCAACTGTTCTCCGGCCGCAGCATCGACGTGCCGTCCTGCTTCATCTCGGGCGGACAGGATTGGGGCATCTATCAGCGCCCCGGCGTGCTGGAGGCGATGCAGACGAGCGCCTGCACCAAAATGCTCGGCTGCCATCTGGTCGACGGCGCCGGCCATTGGGTGCAGCAGGAGCAGCCGGCCGAGGTGAGCCGGCTGCTGCTCGACTTCCTGTCGAAAGCCGGCAAAGCCTGA
- a CDS encoding glutathione S-transferase family protein produces MKLSFSAASPFARKVRIAAIELGLIEKIELTPATVAPGTANEDYSRITPLKKLPVLITNDGDVILDSYVIVEYLNEMAGGSLIPDYGPRRWKAKTNHSLINGMLDSMLLCRYEKMVRPQGLQWQAWSDDHWNRAWAGMAHFENMPDVLNGPFDISQIGLVCVLGYADFRFADCGWRKAYPKLDAFHQKMLERPSVKISVPPAA; encoded by the coding sequence ATGAAACTCTCCTTCTCCGCCGCCTCGCCCTTCGCCCGCAAGGTGCGCATCGCCGCGATCGAGCTTGGGCTGATCGAAAAGATCGAACTCACGCCGGCAACTGTGGCGCCGGGCACGGCCAACGAGGATTATTCGCGCATCACGCCGCTGAAGAAGCTGCCGGTGCTGATCACCAACGACGGCGACGTCATCCTGGATTCCTATGTCATCGTCGAATATCTCAACGAGATGGCCGGCGGCAGCCTGATCCCGGACTACGGTCCGCGGCGCTGGAAGGCCAAGACCAACCACTCCCTGATCAACGGCATGCTGGATTCCATGCTGCTGTGCCGCTACGAGAAGATGGTACGCCCGCAGGGCCTGCAATGGCAGGCGTGGTCGGACGACCATTGGAACCGGGCCTGGGCCGGCATGGCGCACTTCGAGAACATGCCTGATGTTCTGAACGGCCCGTTCGACATCTCGCAGATCGGCCTCGTCTGCGTGCTCGGCTATGCCGACTTCCGCTTCGCCGATTGCGGCTGGCGCAAGGCCTATCCGAAGCTCGATGCCTTCCACCAGAAGATGCTGGAGCGGCCCTCCGTGAAGATCTCGGTGCCGCCGGCCGCATAA
- a CDS encoding MBL fold metallo-hydrolase, whose protein sequence is MSLKFSVGDLTIHRIIEQETTFLPALEMLPGLTPEVLAENRAWMRQAKALDEQDTLILCFQSYVIRTPHHTILVDSCIGNDKPRPQRPKWNMKTDDTYLRGLNAAGFSPDDIDFVMCTHLHVDHVGWNTRLENGRWVPTFPKARYVFGKHEFDYWTEQNAKAAVPPFVDSVLPVVEARRHEVVGNDHQIGDHVRILPTPGHTPGHVAFTFGRGKDDAVFSGDLMHSPIQALYPEMSVKFDVDPAAAATTRRSFLERYCDTDTLCCTAHFPSPSVGKIGRKGSGFVCAAV, encoded by the coding sequence ATGAGTTTGAAGTTCTCGGTCGGTGACCTTACCATCCATCGCATCATCGAGCAGGAGACCACCTTCCTGCCGGCGCTGGAGATGTTGCCGGGTTTGACGCCGGAGGTGCTGGCCGAGAACCGCGCATGGATGCGGCAGGCGAAAGCCTTGGACGAGCAGGACACGCTGATCCTGTGTTTCCAGTCCTACGTGATCAGGACCCCGCACCACACCATTCTGGTCGATAGCTGCATCGGCAACGACAAACCGCGGCCGCAGCGGCCGAAATGGAACATGAAGACCGACGACACGTACTTGCGTGGGCTCAACGCTGCCGGGTTCTCGCCTGACGACATCGATTTCGTGATGTGCACGCATCTCCACGTCGATCACGTCGGCTGGAACACGCGGCTGGAGAACGGCCGCTGGGTGCCGACCTTTCCGAAGGCGCGCTATGTGTTCGGCAAGCACGAGTTCGACTACTGGACCGAGCAGAATGCGAAGGCGGCCGTGCCGCCCTTCGTAGATAGCGTGCTGCCGGTGGTCGAGGCCAGGCGCCACGAGGTGGTCGGCAACGACCATCAGATCGGCGATCACGTTCGCATCCTGCCGACGCCGGGCCATACGCCCGGCCACGTCGCATTCACCTTTGGTCGCGGCAAGGACGACGCCGTTTTCTCAGGCGATCTGATGCACTCGCCGATCCAGGCGCTCTATCCGGAGATGTCGGTGAAGTTCGACGTCGATCCAGCCGCGGCAGCGACTACGCGCCGCAGCTTCCTGGAGCGCTATTGCGACACCGACACGCTGTGCTGCACCGCGCATTTCCCCTCGCCATCGGTGGGGAAGATCGGGCGCAAGGGCAGCGGGTTCGTCTGCGCGGCGGTGTGA
- the mbfA gene encoding iron exporter MbfA, protein MKNFADLTEREVLAVAISSEEEDSRIYTTFAEDLRERYPDSAKVFEQMAEEERGHRHMLLETYEQRFGPHLPPIRREDVKGFLRRRPVWLTKNLSLETIRREVETMEMQAERFYVKAADQAQDVGVRRLLGDLAEAEKGHEEMAAKLTDQILSPDVRAEEDRTNRRMFVLQYVQPGLAGLMDGSVSTLAPLFAAAFATHQNWQTFLVGLAASIGAGISMGFAEALSDDGSLTGRGSPWLRGLTCGAMTTLGGLGHTLPYLVPDSWANAFWIATAIAGVVVFFELWAIAFIRARYMDTPFLQAVFQIVLGGAIVLAVGILIGAA, encoded by the coding sequence GTGAAGAATTTTGCCGATCTGACCGAGCGCGAGGTGCTTGCGGTCGCGATTTCCTCCGAGGAGGAAGACAGCCGCATCTACACGACCTTCGCCGAGGATCTGAGGGAGCGGTACCCGGATTCCGCGAAAGTCTTCGAGCAGATGGCGGAGGAAGAACGCGGGCATCGCCACATGCTGCTGGAAACCTACGAGCAGCGCTTCGGTCCGCATCTGCCCCCCATCCGCCGCGAGGACGTCAAGGGGTTCCTTCGCCGTCGCCCGGTCTGGCTCACCAAGAACCTGTCGCTCGAGACCATCCGCAGGGAGGTCGAGACCATGGAAATGCAGGCCGAGCGCTTTTACGTCAAGGCGGCCGACCAGGCGCAGGACGTCGGCGTTCGCCGTTTGCTCGGCGATCTCGCCGAGGCCGAAAAAGGCCACGAGGAAATGGCCGCAAAGCTGACGGACCAGATTCTGAGCCCCGACGTTCGCGCGGAAGAGGATCGCACCAACCGCCGCATGTTCGTGCTGCAATATGTGCAGCCGGGTCTCGCCGGCCTGATGGACGGCTCGGTCTCGACGCTCGCGCCGCTATTTGCGGCGGCCTTCGCCACCCACCAGAACTGGCAGACCTTCCTCGTGGGCCTCGCCGCCTCGATCGGTGCCGGCATCAGCATGGGCTTTGCGGAAGCGCTCTCGGACGACGGTTCGCTGACCGGCCGCGGCTCGCCCTGGCTGCGCGGCCTCACCTGCGGAGCGATGACGACGCTCGGCGGCCTCGGCCACACCCTGCCCTATCTCGTGCCTGACAGCTGGGCCAATGCGTTCTGGATCGCGACCGCGATCGCCGGTGTCGTCGTGTTCTTCGAATTGTGGGCGATCGCCTTCATCCGCGCGCGCTACATGGACACGCCGTTCCTCCAGGCCGTATTCCAGATCGTGCTCGGCGGCGCCATCGTGCTGGCGGTGGGGATATTGATCGGGGCGGCGTAG